A single region of the Drosophila takahashii strain IR98-3 E-12201 chromosome 2R, DtakHiC1v2, whole genome shotgun sequence genome encodes:
- the LOC138912815 gene encoding uncharacterized protein, which produces MPVGVLLEDLALAFGGKMSKAEQRRVFESRVWKPEERFTVYYDDKLMLAREINIDMEELLDGLIEGIPMESMRIQARVQCFQCPTQMLRAFAQISLPKKRVMSSVKLEKERSSFVVPKDSRCHNCNSKGHWAKDCWKPKRVPGSCYACGKMGHMVAECKMKKSGDDNQYKAS; this is translated from the exons ATGCCAGTTGGAGTTTTGTTGGAAGATTTGGCACTGGCGTTTGGTggaaaaatgtcaaaagcAGAACAGCGCCGAGTTTTCGAAAGTCGTGTGTGGAAACCGGAAGAGCGTTTCACTGTCTATTACGATGACAAACTGATGCTTGCCAGGGAAATCAATATAGACATGGAGGAGCTGCTTGATGGATTGATTGAAGGAATACCGATGGAAAGCATGCGCATACAGGCGCGTGTGCAATGTTTTCAATGTCCAACTCAGATGCTGCGAGCGTTTGCTCAGATCTCACTGCCCAAAAAGAGAGTGATGAGCAGCGTTAAATTGGAAAAAGAGAGGTCGTCGTTTGTGGTACCCAAGGATTCACGGTGCCACAACTGTAACTCCAAGGGTCATTGGGCCAAGGATTGCTGGAAGCCGAAGCGTGTACCAGGATCATGCTACGCATGCGGAAAAATGGGCCACATGGTAGCTGAATGCAAAATGAAGAAAAGTGGAGACGATAACCAATAT AAAGCCTCATAG